From Cydia fagiglandana chromosome 6, ilCydFagi1.1, whole genome shotgun sequence, the proteins below share one genomic window:
- the LOC134665059 gene encoding zinc finger protein Xfin-like encodes MSVNYDRVCRLCLSSRGELLPIFPTTSSDDSEPLVLASKIKDCVAVQINENDGLPSNACRKCVDNVNNWHIFKTVCERTQNKLQSLIKKDGSQLEEVNIKSEPLSDEAYDDGVVIDGGYNEVASSSKAQPEGPPILASLGLTPRSDKGVESEKDEEEDEDEELLEQAPQQYTKAVPNMPEVSITVMRPTGETLHARQGIQQLASKDCLVCGRAYRYSHNARRHELTSHSFDRYTNKINPPRKPNPTKHLQPKLRLNPFNPKARLMPNPISHKQFQKPMPSRIIPSRVVAPPKPIPIKQPSKPVHNNLPYPLRIKALKDLQIKKKEPQILKTLLTAKPELLVSEPEIINSAPESPETLISEPEIASFQVETILGDPGYDQNQEEEEADESHNQNQHYDTVDMESDNEIEIARQQENEGEVDETQEEHDGDDNMQQDNEPMEGIEGEISENENGQHEEDEHGGSQGDITIDEQNDIQAETERDNGESNGDREEEQEDGNDAEDNENENEEDEDLPPGLAPVVEINEDMQTNSYNSEQNEDEEEELDESAANETIDEDVKEYDPDKIYVTKTQRDFINKYRDIIQQINTKRCLCCDKEHPRRKAVIQHLQKNGHKVPKHTCYNCVITFGHIGALLSHMRANVCTDLWKVIYNEEGITDDLVMEEPKDNKVQYKDIFNARSYACKLCPAKFQLKQFIMKHVLDVHEDGQSRVHMACVHCGSRFKDRSLWKRHIRNGECTVYIACDLCPEKFVNMQDFNDHALHVHAGSFDPDNQKNCIDGRPTDCPLCGKKHANYPNLVKHLKTAHNEDRPHYCQNCDAKFETSVDLNKHIYAEHSDKVLGAQPMEPDMSLVKEEAEEYHYSCTECNAIFETVDAWTDHQVAEHNQVAHHCDQCEKKFLRPSELAEHKNTHLRVKFYPCSVCSNSYSTPQKLSEHVQQAHPGAAALAAGDSEFFCDICIRSFKSRQAYSNHMRIHAKVPTTNRKPGESKGFAPQIIGKPIKQFPMIQTSFAAFKPNINVPNAPYCCDICGKGFMHKKNIWKHKKVLHADILNERNDSEENTMQASTEEDEYVNVDENGIALSTPQFNSFNFSNFANNAQQHQQAQPAAAAAPADATPFSCELCFKRFPLRTSLWKHKRAKHGIINASASGNPENQAQPSQPSEGGRSSCTICKITFSDKKSYYRHRKNVHKSSAQICKICGKPVNSTLELYEHLKAAHARELLGYNANQGTSKAQDISQEGEVEYEAEPEIADPSAEYQARYPCDTCGKQFVGLLALQNHQCINQTVSEPQTFDCEICHKSYTSIAALKSHRGWHLRSPDGKAAANNSGLWMPQHKVTSKVSKHEVVDPSQLARVTHSTPTATATNKRRLPPEVEVTVVNPNKKLRSDDSMELEQQNSMPGTLEDRYCTICDKEFTKRAAYQRHMDEVHQPNSVFCPVCDKSFTRKSTLLVHMKKHYGGDGEGSSSAIGQAEEDAFACDVCGAQCGSEGALRAHRARHHAEEEEEDSEDDGNVPMAQPGEFTCGQCGDGVATPRDLIAHRTMHATPTKFFCNICKVYFARALDLSSHTRARHSDNEKVYFPCAMCERFYMNKKSLQRHIEMAH; translated from the exons aTGAGTGTGAATTATGATCGTGTTTGTAGACTGTGCTTGTCATCTCGGGGCGAATTACTGCCGATTTTTCCTACCACCAGTTCGGATGACTCGGAGCCTCTCGTCCTCGCCTCAAAAATCAAGGATTGCGTGGCCGTACAA ATAAACGAGAATGACGGCTTGCCATCGAATGCCTGCAGGAAATGCGTGGACAACGTCAATAACTGGCACATATTTAAGACAGTATGTGAAAGGACACAAAACAAACTACAGTCTCTGATTAAAAAAGATGGCAGCCAACTAGAAGAG GTGAACATAAAAAGTGAACCATTATCAGATGAGGCCTATGATGATGGAGTGGTAATTGATGGAGGTTATAATGAG gTTGCCAGTAGCAGTAAAGCGCAGCCGGAGGGCCCTCCAATCTTGGCTTCGCTGGGGCTCACACCGCGGAGTGATAAG ggCGTCGAAAGCGAAAAAGACGAGGAGGAGGACGAAGATGAAGAGCTGTTGGAGCAGGCCCCGCAGCAGTATACCAAAGCCGTGCCCAACATGCCGGAAGTGTCCATCACCGTGATGCGGCCCACCGGGGAGACCCTCCACGCACGCCAGGGCATCCAGCAGCTCGCCTCCAAAGACTGCCTCGTGTGCGGCCGCGCCTACAGGTACTCCCACAACGCGCGCCGCCACGAGCTCACCTCGCACAGCTTCGACCGCTACACCAACAAAATCAACCCCCCGAGAAAACCCAACCCCACCAAACATTTGCAACCCAAGCTCAGGCTCAACCCTTTCAACCCCAAAGCGCGGCTCATGCCCAACCCCATCAGTCACAAGCAGTTCCAAAAACCGATGCCGTCTAGGATCATACCCTCGCGAGTCGTCGCTCCCCCGAAACCTATACCGATCAAGCAACCGAGCAAACCCGTTCATAACAATTTACCGTACCCCTTGCGTATAAAAGCTCTGAAGGATCTGCAAATTAAGAAGAAGGAACCGcaaatcttgaagacccttCTTACGGCTAAACCCGAGCTGTTGGTCTCCGAGCCCGAAATTATTAACTCTGCACCAGAGAGCCCGGAAACTTTAATATCGGAGCCGGAGATAGCGTCGTTCCAAGTTGAAACTATTTTGGGCGATCCTGGTTACGACCAAAATCAGGAGGAGGAGGAAGCCGATGAATCCCATAATCAAAATCAGCATTATGACACAGTCGATATGGAATCCGACAACGAGATCGAAATCGCCCGTCAACAAGAGAATGAGGGGGAAGTCGACGAGACCCAGGAGGAACATGATGGAGATGACAACATGCAACAAGATAATGAACCAATGGAAGGCATAGAAGGTGAAATTAGTGAGAACGAGAATGGGCAACATGAGGAAGATGAACATGGCGGCAGCCAAGGAGACATCACCATAGACGAACAAAATGATATTCAAGCTGAGACCGAGAGAGACAACGGTGAAAGTAACGGAGACAGAGAGGAGGAACAGGAAGACGGTAACGATGCCGAGGATAACGAAAATGAAAATGAGGAGGACGAGGATCTCCCGCCGGGCTTAGCGCCGGTTGTAGAAATCAATGAGGATATGCAGACTAATTCGTACAACAGCGAACAGAATGAAGACGAGGAAGAGGAGCTCGATGAATCAGCTGCCAACGAAACTATCGACGAAGACGTCAAGGAATATGATCCCGACAAGATCTATGTCACGAAAACGCAGAGAGATTTTATCAACAAATACAGAGATATCATACAACAGATCAACACTAAAAGATGTCTTTGCTGCGATAAGGAACATCCCCGCAGAAAAGCCGTCATACAACATTTACAGAAAAATGGACACAAAGTACCAAAGCACACATGCTATAATTGTGTTATAACTTTTGGCCATATTGGCGCATTGCTCAGTCACATGAGAGCTAACGTTTGTACGGACTTGTGGAAGGTTATTTACAACGAGGAGGGAATAACTGACGACCTGGTCATGGAAGAGCCCAAAGACAACAAGGTCCAGTATAAGGATATCTTCAATGCTAGATCGTATGCATGTAAACTGTGCCCGGCTAAATTCCAACTTAAACAGTTTATTATGAAGCACGTTCTGGATGTGCACGAGGACGGCCAGTCCCGGGTGCACATGGCCTGCGTACACTGCGGGTCCAGATTCAAAGACAGGTCCCTGTGGAAGAGGCACATCCGGAACGGGGAATGCACAGTTTACATTGCATGCGATCTATGCCCTGAGAAATTCGTCAATATGCAAGACTTCAACGACCATGCTCTACATGTTCACGCCGGCAGTTTCGATCCCGATAATCAGAAAAATTGCATCGACGGCCGCCCCACCGACTGCCCTCTATGCGGCAAGAAACACGCCAACTATCCTAACTTGGTGAAACATTTGAAGACCGCTCATAACGAGGACAGACCTCACTACTGCCAGAATTGTGATGCTAAATTCGAAACCAGCGTCGACCTGAATAAGCATATCTACGCCGAACATTCCGATAAAGTGTTAGGAGCGCAGCCCATGGAGCCCGACATGTCGCTTGTCAAGGAGGAAGCGGAGGAATACCATTACTCATGCACGGAATGTAACGCCATATTCGAAACCGTAGACGCCTGGACCGACCACCAGGTCGCGGAACACAATCAAGTCGCGCACCATTGCGACCAGTGCGAAAAGAAGTTCCTGCGCCCGTCCGAGCTGGCGGAACACAAAAATACGCATTTGAGAGTGAAGTTCTACCCCTGCAGCGTCTGCTCCAACTCCTACAGCACACCGCAGAAACTGTCCGAGCACGTCCAGCAGGCGCACCCCGGCGCCGCGGCGTTGGCCGCAGGCGATTCCGAATTCTTTTGTGATATTTGCATCAGGTCCTTCAAAAGTCGACAGGCCTACTCCAACCACATGCGCATCCACGCTAAAGTTCCCACCACGAACAGAAAACCGGGCGAGTCTAAAGGGTTCGCCCCGCAGATAATCGGAAAGCCGATCAAGCAGTTCCCCATGATCCAGACGAGCTTCGCGGCGTTCAAGCCCAACATCAACGTTCCCAACGCCCCATACTGCTGCGACATATGCGGAAAGGGCTTCATGCACAAGAAAAATATATGGAAGCATAAGAAAGTTTTGCACGCGGATATCCTCAACGAGAGGAACGACAGCGAGGAGAACACCATGCAGGCGTCCACGGAGGAGGACGAATATGTTAACGTCGACGAAAACGGTATCGCGTTGTCGACACCACAGTTCAACAGCTTCAACTTTTCAAATTTCGCTAACAACGCCCAACAACATCAACAGGCgcagccggcggcggcggcggcgcccgcgGACGCGACGCCGTTCTCGTGCGAGCTGTGCTTCAAGCGCTTCCCGCTGCGGACCAGCCTCTGGAAGCACAAGCGCGCCAAACACGGCATCATTAACGCCAGTGCGTCCGGCAACCCCGAGAACCAGGCGCAGCCGTCTCAGCCCTCCGAAGGCGGCAGATCCAGTTGCACAATTTGCAAGATAACGTTCTCAGATAAAAAATCGTACTACCGCCACAGAAAGAACGTGCACAAATCCTCGGCACAAATATGTAAAATCTGCGGGAAACCGGTGAACTCCACGTTGGAGCTGTACGAGCACTTGAAGGCCGCGCACGCTCGTGAATTACTAGGATATAACGCTAATCAGGGCACGAGTAAAGCGCAAGATATATCTCAGGAGGGCGAGGTGGAGTATGAGGCCGAACCCGAAATCGCGGACCCCAGCGCGGAGTATCAGGCTCGATACCCGTGCGACACGTGCGGGAAGCAATTCGTGGGCCTCTTGGCGCTTCAGAACCACCAGTGTATAAATCAAACTGTTTCGGAACCCCAAACGTTCGACTGCGAGATCTGTCACAAGAGTTACACGTCGATAGCCGCGCTGAAGAGTCATCGCGGCTGGCATCTCCGCTCGCCCGACGGCAAGGCCGCCGCCAACAACAGCGGCCTGTGGATGCCGCAGCACAAAGTCACCAGCAAGGTCAGCAAGCACGAGGTCGTCGACCCCTCCCAGCTCGCGAGGGTCACCCACTCCACTCCCACCGCGACCGCCACCAACAAGAGAAGACTGCCGCCGGAGGTCGAAGTGACCGTCGTCAACCCTAACAAGAAATTGAGATCCGACGATTCTATGGAGCTCGAGCAGCAGAACAGCATGCCCGGCACCCTAGAAGATAGATACTGCACCATCTGCGACAAAGAGTTTACGAAACGCGCGGCGTACCAACGCCACATGGACGAAGTTCACCAGCCAAACTCAGTGTTCTGTCCCGTGTGCGACAAGAGCTTCACGCGCAAGTCGACCCTGCTGGTGCATATGAAGAAGCACTATGGGGGCGACGGGGAGGGCAGCTCTAGTGCGATAGGGCAGGCGGAGGAGGACGCGTTCGCGTGCGACGTGTGCGGCGCGCAGTGTGGCAGCGAAGGAGCGCTGCGCGCGCACCGGGCGCGCCACCACgccgaggaggaggaggaggactcCGAGGACGACGGCAACGTGCCGATGGCGCAGCCCGGCGAGTTCACGTGCGGCCAGTGCGGCGACGGCGTGGCGACGCCGCGCGACCTGATCGCGCACCGCACCATGCACGCCACCCCCACAAAATTCTTCTGCAACATCTGCAAAGTTTACTTCGCGCGAGCCCTCGACCTGTCCTCGCACACCCGCGCGAGGCACTCCGACAACGAAAAGGTTTACTTCCCCTGTGCCATGTGCGAACGTTTCTATATGAACAAGAAGAGTTTGCAGCGGCATATTGAGATGGCTCACTGA